From Panthera tigris isolate Pti1 chromosome B4, P.tigris_Pti1_mat1.1, whole genome shotgun sequence:
TTTGAGGGCTTTCATGGTCTCCTTGAACTTCTGATCctccttttcccccaaatcagTGCTAGAACTAACCATAAGTTATTTAACTCAGAAATAACACTAAATCTTCAAACTGACTCAAGTGTATGGAGTTTGTgaagtagaaatgtaaaatggagaAACAACCCCTCTATCTTACTATGTGTTAGGGTCCCGCAGTTAATACACCCCAAGCACATACTATGTTTGCTGTTGAAAAGTAGGTGGTTAAGGGCTTCTGAAGCTCCCTGGTAGCTATAACCCCGCCAAAAAACAGATGCGGATATCACGAAGGGAGAACGGGACCATACCCAGCTTGCTTATTGGGATAAGAGTGTGTCTTCTGAGAGTGAGGTAGCACTACAGGTTAGAGGACAGAGTATGACATGGGGGGTGTCTCGCTCATCCCTCTCTAATCTAAGTAGAATATGCTAGAGAGCTGGCAGCAAGTAAAGGGACTTGAGCTCCAACTCTCTACTCGAAACACTTTAAGATCCGCTCTCCAATACCAATGAAGTAGACCCCTTGGGCAATCCCAAAGAGAGGGGCTATGACCAGGGCCCGGCAGCCTGCTCCCTTCATGACGGCGGATGGTCCCTCCTGAATCCAGATTTTCCTGCGGAGAGAGAAGAGCCCTGTGAGCTGATTGACAGGAGCGCACTGCAGACGGTGTGAAGTGATCCGCTCTCCTCCAACATGTGCACATCTCTCCACGGAAGGTAGATGTCATTTTTCACAGCAATAGCACCTCCCGGGCCTGTGGGAGCCTTGCCCCACCCATCATGTGTGTGCAGTCTGGTTACTAAGCAGCCGGGCTGAGCCCTGGGAAAGTGGTTCAATCTGTCTTTCTGGGAGAAAGATGCTGCAGGGATGCAAGGAGAAAAAAGCTCCCTCTACATCCTGTTTCTGTTGAGAggtgaggggaaggagcagaTCTCAAAGAAATCCAGAGCTCAGCGTAGTGCGGTGATAAACTGTTGCCCTAGGTGGGGTGTAGGTAGACATGGACGCAGCCTGTGAGGGCCTGTGAGGGGCGACAGGGCTCTCACCTGGCGCAGTCGGTGATCCCACTGTAGCTGTCCTCACCCAGGCCTTTTTTGAGGGTTTGGATTCGAGTTTTCAAAACTAAATcaagcaaaagttaaaataagtaaTGAACGTCTTGCTTTTGGCATCCTATCCTCCACACGAAGTGGTTTCCTAGCAGAGCCAGTGTAGAGAAAACGGAATCCTGAGGCCAGCTCTGCCATTGTGTGATCTGGACTAGAAGATCTTCCTGGAGGAATTAGAAATGACATAGTTTCTGTAGGAAAAGTGTGAGGGTCCACCTGCCTGTTGGAGCAGCCGAGTTTAGCCCTGAGGATAGGAGAAGCCCGTTCTTCCCATACTGCTTAACTCCTGCCTTTAGCCTTTTAGATTTTAACTGCCCCCACCTCGAGGaacaaaaaactaatgaaatcagCACCTAGGAGGTGAAGGGATTTGTCGGTGATAAGAAATAGAGCAAAGGTCTCACTGTTGCCACTTTATCTGGGAAGACTCTTGGTGAGTTTCTGCCAGTGACCACAGGTTGTGACCCAAGAGGGGTTTCAGGTTGGAACTGTTTCATTTCTGTCCTGAAAGTGGAAGATTCCTATTTATCCTATAGACAACTATACGCTATCTAACTTGTAAAGCAACCCTTGAAGACCCTCATCTCTGATGCACTTACCGTCCAGAGGTGTTACTGTGACAGCAGCTATGGAACCCGCAACACAGCCTGACATAAAGGAATGAGCAAAGGAGGCCTTCCCGGTATGCTCGTTGAACCCAAGGTTGTTAAGGTTGGCAAACAGTGGGAAGTAGATGATGGAGAAGGGAATGTCTCTGCAGGAGAGCAAGAGGAAACACTGAGCTACCTGCTGCTTCCGGGGCTCCCACCCAAGGTCATGCAGTACACCTTTCCATGAGCTGTAGAGCCCAGCAGATGGTCAAAGACAAGCCCACAGTTACCTGTTCCCTCTCTGGCACCCTGTGATAATGCAGGGTGTAAGGGAGACGATGGAAGGGAGACGATGGGTTtgtctccccgcccccagctcatTACTCTGCCCTACCAGCACCCGCAGCCATTCTGTGAGGAGCCAGCAGCGGGTGCAGAGACTGGCAGTGCGTTCAATGAGAAAGGGTGACAGGCTATGTTAGAGATAATGAGTTGAGCAAGTGTCTGGTGAAGGGCTATCCAAGCTAAGTGTTGAGGGGATGGGGTAGGCAGGAGGGTGAAGTTCATTTATCTATTAGGCAATAGATCTCCTAATGAGATCTGATGCAAGGAAACTATCCCCTGGCCTGGGGCACTTCAGACCAACTTTAAGGATTTTGGCCAAGTAGCAAAGTAAAATGAGGGATCTGTGCACTCATTTGCTTATAAATGACCCAAAGTCCTTTGTACACAGGGCATTCTTAGGTGCCTTTGGACCACAGAAGACCCAATACTCATGTGGGCCTGGTTACTGGAGCAGGGGCCTCAAACTAGTCTTCCAGGTTATACCCATCCTCTGCAATTCTGCCCAACTCTGGACAAAATAGGAAGCATCAGGATAGTTTGCTTTCTGGGGTTTAAATGTTCTAGGAAGAATGCAGAGACAGATTGGAGCAGCAGTGCCTCTGGCCCTCTGGCCCCTCTTCCTGTTCACTGGGACCCTTCTGTGTCCCAAGCTCAGGAAGAAAGTCTCACCTGAGGAGAGTGGCGCCCAGACCCTTATAGAGACCAGACAGGCCCCGGGTGCGAAGTAGTTCCCAGGCAATAAGGGTGGCAGACGGGCGCTTGTGGGTGGGAGCCGAGCGGGTAGTGTAGGACCTGGAGGAGGAAGGCGCTGAGGCCGAGCCCTGACGATGAACTGCTGAAAGGGAGAGGACAGACACTGTCACAAGCCAGGCCCCAGCAGGTATTGCAAAACACTCACAGGAGTGTACCCCCCACTTCCTACCCCTGGGACACCTTGGGGGCAAGGCTGACATCCTGATAGAATTCTCAGGCTtgtcctaatttttatttaagttttgttgttgttgttttttaatttgaaagagagtgagaagggcagagacaaagaatctcaagcaggctccacactcagtgtggagtccgatgcagggctcgatcccaccaccctgggatgatggcctgagctgaaatcaagagtctgccactcaactgcctgagccacccaggcaccccaaagatttttaagtatttctatacctaacgtggggcttgaaatcacaaccccgagatcaagagttacacactcCACCGACTttgccagccaggagccctggattgtcctaattaaaaaaaaaaaaaaaaaaaaaagtttatttattttgtgagagagagagagcatgcgagcggggaagggcagagggaaagagaaaggaagagtgaatctcaagcaggctccacactgtcagtacagaacctgatgtggggctccatcccccaaacctcgagatcatgacctgagttgacaccaagagtccaatgctcaaccaactgagccacccaggcgcccctgtcctaattttagaacattagtTTTTGGCTCCAAGGAAATCTTCCTAAGATGGTTATTATCTAATTTGTTGTCCCTACTGTACAAGGTGCTTCGTAAGAGCACAGCCACAGCCTGCCCGGCTCCCTTCATAGGAAGCTATAGCAGCACCTGCCCCTACCTGCCAGGTCCTTATCCTCCTGTTAAAACTTGCTTTTGGTCTGGCTGCCATTTCTAAACTATCTCTGAGCTATTTACAGAGATCCTATTGGCACTTTGGGACATTGGAGTCCCATATGCCTTCTGCCTAATGTGTAAAGCAGCAAATTCTTTTTGTCCAAACGCTTTCTCCTTCAGACTTCCAGAGGTGCCTCCTTGATCCAGTATTCCAAGATTAAGTGAACGTGGTCTTTAAACCCTTCACCATTTGACAGAATTTGATTCTTCATTTTAGTTGAATAATTCGGAGCCTGCAATTTGATGAGTTAAACATCTAATAAatagaatggaattttttttctcccgAGCATTTCAAGTACAAGCATTTCATATGTGGGTGAGCCTCCTTAATGACCACAGGGTTCAACACACTGaaattgtgtatttgttttcttctcactgAGAAGCTTTGTCTAGATTTTAGGTCCTTGCTAAAAAGAAGTTATTTCATATCCCAATTTTTGATACCTAGCAGGGCaacatttcatattaagaaaGCTAGTTACCACACATTTTCTTGTGGTAGCAATCTAGGTGCAGGCCTCAAACAATTAGCTTTAAGAGGGTAGTtaatcagaggcacctgggtggctccatcaggcatctgattcttggtttccacccaggtcatgatctcacagtttgtaggttcaggccccaccttgggctccgtgctgacagtatggagcctgcttgggattctctctttctctctctctctctcaaaaataaatttattaaaagaaaaggtaattaaTCAATGGACATTATTTTCCCCGCTGTCTGCTTTAGATAGGTACataattcatccattcattcatagcCTTTCACTTTTTATGCGTTTTAGGAATACTGAAAACTCTCAtctgagttaaaaaacaaaatcttccagAGCTTTTACTCTTTGTAGATCAAAACACTCTTTCCAGTgcccaaactttattttttctgcagTGTTATGTGCTTCAGGCTAGTGTGAACCAACCCAGAAAGCCAGTTGATTctagcacacacatgcatacttGGTTTGAGGAGGGGAAGGACACCCACGTTCATTGACGACCTTCCCAGGTGCCATGTTAGGCACGTCACACATTGACTCATTTAATTCAGGCATTGTGGTTTCCCTCTGAGGAGaagccctctgcc
This genomic window contains:
- the SLC25A18 gene encoding mitochondrial glutamate carrier 2; amino-acid sequence: MSSQDLSITAKLINGGVAGLVGVTCVFPIDLAKTRLQNQHGKDIYKGMIDCLVKTARAEGFLGMYRGAAVNLTLVTPEKAIKLAANDFFRQLLMEDGMQRNLKMEMLAGCGAGMCQVVVTCPMEMLKIQLQDAGRLAVHRQGSASAPSSSRSYTTRSAPTHKRPSATLIAWELLRTRGLSGLYKGLGATLLRDIPFSIIYFPLFANLNNLGFNEHTGKASFAHSFMSGCVAGSIAAVTVTPLDVLKTRIQTLKKGLGEDSYSGITDCARKIWIQEGPSAVMKGAGCRALVIAPLFGIAQGVYFIGIGERILKCFE